A region of the Arthrobacter sp. FW306-07-I genome:
GCGGCACGGACGGCCAGGCGGGAATCGATCCGACAGTTCGGGGCATCGTCCGCGCGGCCGGCACAGTGCCCGCCCACCGGTACGTCGCTGATACCGGGCGGCTGGAGGAACTCAAGGCCAGGGCCATGGCCCGGCTGGAAGGCTTCGACGCGTTGCTGGTTCCCACCGCGCCGTTCCATCCCACGCTGGCAGAAGTAGCTGCCGACCCCGTGGGTGTGAACTCGTTGATGGGCACCTACACCAATTTCTGCAACCTGTTCGATCTGTGCGCAGTGGCCGTTCCCGCCGGGGAGGTGGACGGCGCCCAGTTTGGACTCACGGTAGTGGGCCGCACTTTCGATGACGCCGTGGCTGCCGACATCGCGCGCCGGATCGAAACCACTCCCGCGCCGCCTGCGCTCTTTGCTAAGGGAGCTACGGTTCCCGGCGCCGTAGGCGGGGCCGGTCCGGAAGGCGGCAGGCCGTCGTCGTCCGCTCCCTGGCCGTTGGCCGCAGGTGCCCAGGCCGTGCCGCTGGTTGTGGTCGGGGCCCACCGCAAGGACCAGCCACTCGCGCCGCAACTGGAGGAGCTCGGGGCGTTCTGGGACGGCCCGGTCCGGACGGCGGCGCGCTACCGGATGGTGGCGCTGGACACCGTGCCGGCCAAACCCGGCGTCTACCGGTCCGACGACGGCGCCGAGTTGGTGGGGGAGCGGTGGCTGGTGTCCCCGGCAGCTTTGGGGACGTTCCTGGCGGGCCTTCCCGAGCCGATGCTGCTGGGGTCCGTGCAGCTGTCGGATGGGTCCGCCGCCGTCGGGTTCGCCTGTGATGCCGTCGCCGCTGCGGGCGGGGAGGACATCACTGCCTGGGGCGATTGGCTGGCGGACCGGAGCGTGGAACCGAAGCCGCGTACGGTGTGGCGGAACCTGGGGGAAGCTGCCCTTGCGGGGTTCAGCCGCGGGGAACGGGGATAACGCCGGCCTGGTCCGGGCGGGAATCATCGTCCGGGCGGGCCTCCCCGTCCGGACGTTCGTCCTTGAAATACGCTGCGATGGCCTCCACCAGTTCCTTGACCGCTGCAGGGACAGACCCGTGGAAGCACTTGGGGGAGAGCTGGTAGGTGCTGCCCGGTACGGCCGCGTGGAGCCGTTCGGCAGTCTCCCTGTAATAACTGGGACTCTTCCCGCCGGCCATGAAGTGGGTGCCCGGCGGCAGCACGCTGAAGTCCCGGGCGTGATCCTTCTCGTCGTAGGCCGCGCGCAGCTCACCCACGCCGCTGGGCATCACCTGGCGGAAGATTGTGTTCAC
Encoded here:
- the atzF gene encoding allophanate hydrolase; this translates as MSTTTTGSATRRVKAALAAIETVDRPEIWITLRAAEDLLAEAAGIDAAVASGADLPLAGLLLAVKNNVDVAGIRTTAACPGFAYTPEKDAEAVARLRAAGALVLGATNLDQFATGLVGTRSPYGAVRDSRRPGYISGGSSSGSAVAVALGLADIAIGTDTAGSGRVPAGLQGIVGIKATLNVVSTAGVVPACRSWDAVTIFARHLSTAELAMGIMAGNSRAWPADIRLAAPSRPRVAYPAALPALPPEWAAEFDRQVDRLRSSGVAAEPVEFDDFLQAARLLYDGGLVAERYAAVGSFLENHDGGTDGQAGIDPTVRGIVRAAGTVPAHRYVADTGRLEELKARAMARLEGFDALLVPTAPFHPTLAEVAADPVGVNSLMGTYTNFCNLFDLCAVAVPAGEVDGAQFGLTVVGRTFDDAVAADIARRIETTPAPPALFAKGATVPGAVGGAGPEGGRPSSSAPWPLAAGAQAVPLVVVGAHRKDQPLAPQLEELGAFWDGPVRTAARYRMVALDTVPAKPGVYRSDDGAELVGERWLVSPAALGTFLAGLPEPMLLGSVQLSDGSAAVGFACDAVAAAGGEDITAWGDWLADRSVEPKPRTVWRNLGEAALAGFSRGERG